In one window of Photorhabdus laumondii subsp. laumondii DNA:
- the cytR gene encoding DNA-binding transcriptional regulator CytR: MEQKKNGTSATMKDVAEVAGVSTATVSRTLMNPEKVSSQTRQKVEQAVLAVGYYPNNLSRNLKRGESKTILVIVPNISDPFFTDVICGIEETAEQHGYLVLIGDCQHQQKQEHAFLNLIATKQIDGLLLLGSNIPFDASKEEQKNLPPMVMANEFSPELELPTIHIDNLTAAFNATHYLQTLGHKRIACLSGPENIPICRYRRQGYIQALRRSGGTIREDYIVQGNFTHESGAKLTEQLLSLLDPPTAIFCHSDVMAIGVMWQAKRMGLKIPEDLSIIGFDNLSLAMYSDPPLTTVGQPSYQIGHKAMLLLLDQIQGHTTSGGSQLLESELIIRQSTCSPKS, from the coding sequence TTGGAGCAGAAAAAGAATGGCACCTCCGCAACAATGAAAGATGTCGCTGAAGTGGCTGGCGTTTCTACCGCAACAGTATCGAGAACACTCATGAATCCAGAAAAGGTTTCTTCCCAGACCCGACAAAAAGTGGAACAAGCTGTACTGGCTGTGGGTTATTATCCAAATAATTTATCCCGTAATCTTAAACGCGGTGAGTCAAAAACTATTTTAGTGATAGTGCCAAATATCAGCGATCCCTTTTTCACTGATGTGATTTGCGGCATTGAGGAGACAGCGGAACAACATGGCTATCTGGTTTTAATCGGTGATTGCCAACATCAGCAAAAACAGGAACACGCGTTTCTCAACCTGATTGCCACCAAACAAATTGATGGTCTGTTACTACTGGGTTCGAATATCCCGTTTGATGCCAGCAAAGAAGAACAAAAAAACCTGCCACCAATGGTAATGGCAAACGAATTTTCACCAGAGCTAGAGCTGCCGACTATTCACATTGATAACCTGACCGCGGCATTCAATGCGACTCATTATCTACAAACATTGGGGCATAAACGCATTGCCTGCCTCTCCGGCCCGGAAAATATACCGATTTGCCGCTATCGCCGTCAGGGATATATCCAAGCATTGCGTCGCTCTGGTGGGACAATTCGTGAAGATTATATTGTCCAAGGTAACTTTACCCATGAAAGCGGGGCAAAGCTGACTGAACAGTTGCTCTCTCTGCTGGATCCTCCTACAGCCATCTTCTGCCACAGCGATGTCATGGCGATTGGCGTAATGTGGCAGGCTAAAAGAATGGGCTTAAAAATACCGGAAGATTTATCAATCATTGGTTTTGATAACTTAAGTCTCGCCATGTACAGCGATCCGCCGTTGACAACCGTTGGACAGCCCAGTTATCAAATTGGTCACAAGGCCATGTTACTGTTGCTAGATCAAATCCAGGGTCACACAACTTCTGGCGGGTCTCAGTTACTGGAATCGGAATTAATTATTCGGCAAAGCACCTGTTCGCCTAAAAGCTAG